TCCCCTCCTGTCTCCCTAGCAAGAAAGGTATTCCTACATAGCTAAATACTTACCCCTCCATCTCTCTATACATAATGGAAAATGCCTGTTGGAAACTCAATGATGTTGTAGTTGTAGACACAACTACCATTTGCGGAGATGCAGTACATGTTACGTTATATACGATCTGCTCATTATGTGTTAAAATTAAATTTGCAAAGCAACTATTTTAATTTGTGAACTAAATTTTTCTTAGTTCAAGCTAGACATAGCCTTAACATATTCCATTCTAATCTCATTTTTCTGGGAACATGCATAAGAAGGAACTAGCAAAAGAGCAGTTTTCATTGAAGTGTTGTATAGTATTTGTTGGATATTAGCATTTGGGTTGGTTTTGCAGGTAGGAGCTGAGTTTATAGGGACTTTCATTCTGATGTTTGCTGGGACAGCCACTGCTATTGTGAACCAAAAGACACAAGGTGCTGAAACTTTGATTGGATGTGCTGCCTCAACTGGTCTAGCTGTTATGGTTGTCATCCTCTCCACCGGTCACATCTCCGGTGCTCATCTCAACCCTGCTGTCACCATTGCTTTTGCTGCATTGAAGCACTTCCCATGGAAGCATGTAAATTGAACAACAAGCTTTTCCCTTTTCCTTAATTGAATTGCACATTGCTACTAGCTGTTAAAGCATTCATCCTCATTATTGATGAACAAGTATTGAATTTATATGATAAGTACTTATTATTGATATACTCCACTTAAATATTAATGATTGCAGGTGCCTATGTATATTATTGCACAAGTTATGGCAGGAATTTGTGCTTCATTTGGTCTGAAAGGGGTATTCAACCCTTTCATGAGTGGTGGAGTCACGGTTCCTTCTGGAGGATATGGTCAAGCTTTTGCTTTAGAGTTCATTATCAGCTTTATTCTCATGTTCGTTGTCACTGCAGTCGCTACCGACACAAGGGCTGTGAGTTTTTTCATCCTCTTTCTTTGcctttcttttttactttttagtttaTATACAAAAGTGCAAGATTGACTTTGTGATAGAGAAAACGTCTAATAAAGTTTAAGCTAATAAGTTAATTGGTTCCAGTAAAAGTGTTCTATTAAGGCTCagtttggaagagtttatttgagcttatctgacagcataagctcttatgccagtgtttgagagagtttatgcaaacagcttatgacctgtcataagctattttcagcttattttcataagctactcaggatagcttatgaaaaatagcttatgcttatatacagcttatttttaatttatttcaataaattttcaaatagcttatgaataagcgtttatgaccataagtgcttaattaaactgcttttccaaacggggcctaagtTGGTTGTTATTGTTTATAGACACATGTCAGGTTGTTATTGGATAACAGCAAGAACAAAGGTTATTGGAATTGTACCAATTTTCTCCTTTAGTAATTACAATATTTTttcgttattttttttattccatcAAACTTTGtttgaatataaaaatttaattaaaaagttaaaataaatagTTGGAACGACAAAAGATAAATATATAGTAATATAtactaccttttttttttaaataacccAAAAGTAgtgtataattaaattaatatttatgatGACTTTATTCATTTAAGGTTCTCtaagattattttttaaattaagaatGATTATagagaaaatatattaaaatattgatattgaaaatagaaaaatataataaactatAAATTATAAGTTATTAGCTCAATTTTTAAGATTGAATTTCTTTCAAACATAATTAAAGAAACTAATACTTTGATCAAGTGGGTTGATGTAGTGATTTAGCACTTCATACATTTAGCAAGTGGTTGATGGTTCAAATCTCAACTCTTGTAAATGAAAAAAACTCATTAGTCaacccctaccgcttagtgcatTAACCGTGAGGTAAGGGATTAGTCCCATAGTTAACCAGTGTAGATATCATGACAAAGTTTGTCCTACAATAGTAAATATTTGTGCTCAAGATCAATAAGTTGATGACGTTTAAGACAGAAAAAAAAGACATGTCCACAGTTTTCTCCCAGTAAATTCACATAAAATTTGTTCACACGCGGATTGTCAATGCGAACATGTTTTACAGCAAGATCACACTTTGCCTGCGTTTTGAATAGGATTTGGAATCCTACTGGTTCCCCCATTTTTCTTTCCGGGACGAAGGTTTCGTTCTTAAATTAAGGTTCTTCCAAAACAAAAAGCAACATAAACTCTGCATGCAGGGTCTCTCATTTCATAGATGATAAGTCCCCTATGCATAACATCATCTGCAACTAATATTATGCTTATGCAGGTTGGAGAGATGGCCGGAATTGCGGTGGGAGCGACTGTCATGCTCAATATACTCATAGCAGGGTATGTCCCAACTCAACATCTCGGCTTTCCCCAAACAATCCCAAGTTTACAAACTTGTTTCAATATCTACATGTACCCTACAATCACAAATTACCATATAATTGCTATTATATACATAGGTCCTGTTTGGATAAGAACCAAAGAGCACATATTTGAAGTTTATCTACTAAAAAAAGCACTGAAAAAACTTCGATAAATATTCTTTGGTCCGCATCCAAACAAACTCAGTATTTCTCACATAGCATAGGTAAGGCTTGTCTggctcttttctcttttttgatTGATTCCTATAAACTGAATAACCCTCCATACACAAGACGtgtataacatgtttggatcaacacTGGGAAGTTTCATAATTACTTCTGGAAAGAAGCTACTAAGTGTGGTTTTAGGGTTTAACGGGCTTTTGATTGTGTTGTCCACCacaatccaaacatgctagtaATATTTTGAAGACATggaaattttgaaaacaaacaaGACGGAACTAGCCAGTCTATGCCGTGTCTTTGTTTTCAGCTACACTTAACGGAGAAAAATAGATGGCCTTACTCATATGAGCCTTACCTAAGGAGtgaaaaacataaaaagaaaagtaTAACTCCATTCCTAAATGCTAGCATTCTTACAATTTTCCTAGCATCACCTTGGTTGAGAGGGATTTTTAACTGCCTCAAGAGTTAATTGTGAACAACTTACAAAATTAGCATACAAAGATATATCTAAAACAGCAcctacaaagaaaaaaaataagactTATCTGATCATATGTTTCATACTGTACTGCAGGCCAGAAACCGGAGCCTCCATGAACCCAGTAAGAACACTAGGTCCGGCGATTGCCGCAAACAACTACAAAGCCATCTGGGTCTATCTGGTAGCTCCCGTACTTGGAGCTCTGAGTGGGGCCGGTATATATACTGCGGTGAAGCTgcctgatgaagatgaagatagtgCCAAGGTGGTGGGTTCAAACCACCCCAGCTTCAGAAGGTGAATTGTCCCCATGGTCATATAGGTCATCAGATTAGATGTTTAATATGGAAAGCTAGCAAAAATAAGAACTTGCGCTTGTGCACATAGAAGATATACAAAATATGTGTTCAGGTGCATGGGGTATCTATTACATCCAAGCAAGAACTGTGTGCTGTTTTGGCTCTCATGCAAAT
This portion of the Lotus japonicus ecotype B-129 chromosome 3, LjGifu_v1.2 genome encodes:
- the LOC130743311 gene encoding aquaporin NIP6-1, with the protein product MDNNEDIPSIPSTPATTPGHTPGRPLFGGLGSDNRTGNNGYGKKKKSLLKNCNCFTVEEWTIEDGALPAVSCSLPSPPVSLARKVGAEFIGTFILMFAGTATAIVNQKTQGAETLIGCAASTGLAVMVVILSTGHISGAHLNPAVTIAFAALKHFPWKHVPMYIIAQVMAGICASFGLKGVFNPFMSGGVTVPSGGYGQAFALEFIISFILMFVVTAVATDTRAVGEMAGIAVGATVMLNILIAGPETGASMNPVRTLGPAIAANNYKAIWVYLVAPVLGALSGAGIYTAVKLPDEDEDSAKVVGSNHPSFRR